Proteins encoded together in one Mycobacterium simiae window:
- a CDS encoding F420-dependent biliverdin reductase, producing the protein MANTTTRLTNDALAFLSERHLAMLTTLRADNSPHVVAVGFTFDPMTHIARVITSGGTQKAVNADRGGVAVLSQVDGARWISLEGRAKVNSDADAVRDAELRYAQRYRTPRPNPRRVVIEVQIERVLGSSDLLDRGD; encoded by the coding sequence ATGGCGAATACCACTACGCGGCTCACCAACGACGCTTTGGCGTTCCTGTCCGAACGCCATCTGGCGATGCTGACCACGCTTCGCGCCGACAACTCGCCGCATGTGGTGGCCGTCGGATTCACCTTCGACCCCATGACCCATATCGCGCGAGTGATCACCAGTGGTGGCACGCAGAAGGCCGTCAATGCCGACCGTGGCGGGGTGGCTGTGCTCAGCCAGGTCGACGGTGCGCGCTGGATTTCGCTGGAGGGCCGAGCCAAGGTCAACAGCGATGCCGATGCCGTGCGCGACGCCGAGTTGCGCTATGCGCAGCGCTACCGCACCCCGCGGCCCAATCCGCGCCGGGTGGTCATCGAGGTTCAGATCGAGCGGGTGCTCGGGTCGTCGGATCTGCTCGACCGCGGGGACTAG
- a CDS encoding SDR family NAD(P)-dependent oxidoreductase — translation MDDTGAGPVLILGGRSEIGIELARRLANGATVVLAARRADQLDEQVAALTTAGARAVHTREFDADDLASHGRLVTEIITEHGPIATAVLAFGILGDQARAETDAAHAVAVVHTDYVAQVSMLTHLAAAMRSAGKGSLVVFSSIAGARVRRANYVYGSAKAGLDGFASGLADALHGTGVHLLISRPGFVIGRMTEGMTPAPLSSTPEQVAAATARALATRRRIVWIPWALGPASVLMRMLPQFIWRRMPR, via the coding sequence GTGGACGACACGGGCGCTGGTCCGGTTCTAATTCTGGGCGGTCGCAGCGAGATAGGCATCGAGCTGGCTCGGCGGCTGGCCAACGGCGCGACGGTGGTGCTGGCCGCGCGCCGGGCCGACCAGCTCGACGAGCAGGTCGCCGCCCTCACAACCGCCGGCGCGAGAGCGGTGCATACCCGCGAGTTCGATGCCGACGACCTGGCCTCGCACGGTCGTCTGGTCACGGAAATCATCACCGAGCACGGCCCCATCGCCACCGCGGTCCTGGCCTTCGGCATCCTCGGCGACCAGGCCCGAGCCGAAACCGATGCGGCCCATGCCGTCGCCGTCGTCCACACCGATTACGTCGCCCAGGTCAGCATGCTCACCCACCTGGCCGCCGCCATGCGCAGCGCCGGCAAGGGATCGTTGGTGGTTTTCTCGTCAATCGCCGGTGCGCGGGTGCGCCGCGCCAACTACGTCTACGGCTCGGCGAAGGCGGGCCTGGACGGTTTCGCCAGCGGCCTGGCCGACGCACTGCACGGCACCGGCGTGCACCTGCTCATCTCGCGTCCCGGCTTCGTCATAGGACGCATGACCGAAGGCATGACGCCGGCACCGCTATCCAGCACGCCCGAGCAGGTGGCCGCCGCGACCGCCCGCGCCCTGGCCACGCGCCGCCGCATTGTCTGGATCCCATGGGCGCTGGGACCGGCCTCGGTCCTGATGCGCATGCTGCCGCAGTTCATCTGGCGCAGGATGCCGCGATGA
- the cobM gene encoding precorrin-4 C(11)-methyltransferase codes for MTVYFIGAGPGAADLITVRGQRLLQRCQTCLYAGSIMPTDLLSFCPPDAKIVDTGALTLEQIVAELADANERGHDVARLHSGDPSLYSALAEQCRRLDALGIGYEIVPGVPAFAAAAAALNRELTVPGVAQTVTLTRVATLSTAMPPGEDLPTLARSGGTLVLHLAAAQIDTVVAQLLDNGYRPETPVATVAFATWPQETLLRGTLADIAGHMHEAGITKTAVIIVGNVLAAEGFIDSYLYSTARRATGQH; via the coding sequence ATGACGGTGTACTTCATCGGCGCCGGCCCCGGCGCGGCCGACCTGATCACGGTCCGCGGTCAACGCCTGCTGCAACGATGCCAAACCTGTCTATATGCCGGCTCCATTATGCCCACCGATCTCCTGTCCTTCTGCCCGCCCGACGCGAAAATCGTTGACACCGGCGCGTTGACGCTGGAGCAGATCGTCGCCGAGCTCGCTGACGCAAACGAAAGAGGGCACGACGTGGCGCGGCTGCATTCCGGTGACCCTTCGCTGTACAGCGCACTGGCCGAGCAGTGCCGCCGACTGGACGCGCTCGGTATCGGATACGAAATCGTCCCCGGTGTACCGGCTTTCGCCGCAGCCGCGGCCGCGCTCAACCGCGAACTCACCGTTCCGGGGGTCGCGCAGACGGTGACGTTGACCCGGGTGGCGACCTTGTCGACCGCCATGCCGCCCGGCGAAGACCTGCCAACGCTCGCCCGATCGGGCGGCACCCTGGTGTTGCATCTGGCCGCCGCCCAGATCGACACCGTCGTCGCGCAGCTGCTCGACAACGGCTACCGCCCCGAGACGCCAGTCGCCACAGTAGCTTTCGCGACCTGGCCGCAGGAGACATTGCTGCGCGGCACGCTGGCCGACATCGCCGGGCACATGCATGAAGCCGGCATCACCAAGACCGCTGTCATCATTGTCGGCAATGTGTTGGCCGCCGAGGGATTCATCGACAGCTACCTGTACTCGACGGCGCGCCGCGCCACAGGCCAACACTGA
- a CDS encoding bifunctional cobalt-precorrin-7 (C(5))-methyltransferase/cobalt-precorrin-6B (C(15))-methyltransferase, whose protein sequence is MIVVVGIGADGMAGLSEQARTELHSATVIYGARRQLELLDDALSGHRREWPSPMLPALQSLPVDDRIHVVASGDPLMHGIGGTLVRLHGAQHVHVVPHVSCVTLACARMGWNVHDTEVISLVTAPTHTAVRRGGQAIVLSQGRSTPKALATLLAAHGRGDSEFSILEQLGGPAERRRDATAYEWTHQACEDIDDLNVIAVRYLPDERIAPLPDDAFTHDGQITKHAIRAVTLAALHPRPGERLWDVGAGSGSIAVEWCRGGQGCTAVAFEQDEKRCDNIEFNAAAFGVTIEVRGQAPDHFDGAATPDAIFIGGGLTDPGLLDACLDRLPKGGRLVANTVTAESESLVLQAYARLGGELRRFQHSHGEPLGAFTGWRPQHPVTQWAVTK, encoded by the coding sequence ATGATCGTCGTCGTCGGTATCGGCGCTGACGGTATGGCCGGGCTCTCGGAGCAGGCGAGAACCGAATTGCACAGTGCGACGGTAATTTACGGCGCCAGGCGGCAACTCGAGCTGCTCGACGACGCGCTGAGCGGTCACCGCCGAGAATGGCCGTCGCCGATGCTGCCCGCCCTGCAGTCGCTGCCCGTGGACGACCGAATCCATGTCGTCGCCAGCGGCGACCCGCTCATGCACGGCATCGGCGGCACATTAGTCCGTCTGCACGGCGCGCAACATGTCCACGTCGTGCCGCACGTCTCCTGCGTGACGCTGGCCTGCGCCCGGATGGGGTGGAACGTCCACGACACCGAGGTGATCAGCCTCGTCACCGCACCCACCCACACCGCGGTGCGTCGCGGCGGCCAGGCGATCGTGCTGTCCCAGGGCCGGTCCACGCCGAAGGCGTTGGCCACGCTCCTCGCGGCACACGGCCGCGGCGACTCCGAGTTCAGCATTCTCGAACAACTCGGCGGCCCCGCCGAACGTCGCCGCGATGCCACCGCCTACGAGTGGACCCATCAAGCGTGCGAAGACATCGACGACCTCAACGTGATCGCCGTCCGTTACCTGCCCGACGAACGCATCGCGCCGCTACCCGACGACGCCTTCACCCACGACGGCCAAATCACCAAGCACGCCATCCGCGCGGTCACCCTCGCCGCCCTGCACCCGCGCCCCGGTGAACGGTTATGGGACGTCGGCGCCGGCTCGGGCAGTATCGCCGTCGAATGGTGTCGGGGCGGGCAGGGCTGCACCGCCGTCGCCTTCGAGCAAGACGAAAAGCGCTGCGACAACATCGAATTCAATGCCGCTGCCTTCGGTGTCACCATCGAAGTGCGCGGGCAAGCACCCGACCACTTCGATGGCGCCGCAACGCCGGATGCCATCTTCATCGGCGGTGGGCTGACCGACCCCGGCCTCCTCGACGCCTGTCTCGACCGGCTACCCAAAGGTGGGCGGCTCGTCGCCAACACTGTCACCGCCGAATCCGAATCGCTGGTGCTGCAAGCGTATGCGCGGCTCGGGGGCGAGCTTCGACGTTTTCAGCACTCCCACGGTGAGCCGTTGGGCGCCTTCACCGGCTGGCGCCCGCAACATCCGGTCACCCAATGGGCGGTGACGAAATGA
- a CDS encoding putative alpha/beta hydrolase translates to MLSAAGGDPWEINQSLQIGRPAQISDLADAFHAAGRCTAESSNAFDEARRRFAASWNHENGDNPINDSAEVQRVAKLLGAQSLQLPNIAVELQRIAANLAGAQRTSAALILTLETQLEVLDSQAGAALSDVDANTTQHIAALEEQAIIDTRLALVQLRFLRRRYSDFLQGSLSTLRTEGYDATALQSMEASGSSLHIIAQADRRQNQINAFTKLFGRPPRSAADWQTAAALDPHSYDPKNQDKPPNIVVGHINPVPGQGVVRINMFIPGRAVWDPQIDWPVVHDNLGDNRGFSPTAGPEESRVSIYVDYENGIIVARQNPSVDEVTRKVRVGTPSISAVQKSNGAVLIKYSAADPFSPGGENLAKSIPFDVNGSLAIQPTADGPRVGGTVTNFPALEIYNDRPGEEAAKLVQSWPLFEERAGGPLLGLWWHRTVGDSALEPSFNDQYPAPRIPGLPHGGQLPPVAPIAPPLVASPPGMYPLGPVDHPADIGVHDPAVLFPSLPTK, encoded by the coding sequence TTGCTCTCCGCGGCCGGCGGTGATCCCTGGGAGATCAACCAAAGCTTGCAAATCGGCCGGCCGGCCCAAATTTCCGATCTGGCAGACGCTTTCCACGCCGCGGGCAGGTGCACGGCCGAGTCAAGCAATGCCTTCGATGAAGCGCGCCGCCGCTTTGCGGCGTCGTGGAATCACGAGAACGGCGACAACCCGATCAACGACTCCGCAGAAGTGCAGCGGGTGGCCAAATTACTCGGCGCGCAGTCATTACAACTACCCAATATCGCGGTCGAATTGCAGCGCATCGCAGCGAATTTAGCCGGGGCGCAGCGGACCAGTGCAGCACTGATCCTGACCCTAGAGACTCAATTGGAAGTCCTTGATAGCCAAGCCGGCGCGGCCCTTAGCGACGTGGACGCAAACACCACTCAACACATCGCCGCTCTTGAAGAGCAAGCGATTATCGACACCAGGTTGGCTCTGGTACAACTGCGCTTCCTACGACGTCGATACTCGGACTTCCTTCAGGGCTCTCTGAGCACGCTTCGCACCGAAGGCTATGACGCGACCGCGCTTCAATCGATGGAAGCGTCAGGATCCAGTCTGCACATTATCGCGCAAGCAGACCGCAGACAAAACCAAATCAATGCCTTCACGAAACTCTTCGGCCGGCCGCCACGATCGGCTGCTGACTGGCAGACTGCTGCAGCCCTCGATCCGCACAGCTACGACCCCAAGAATCAGGACAAGCCACCCAACATCGTTGTGGGACACATTAACCCGGTACCGGGACAAGGGGTGGTGCGGATCAATATGTTCATTCCTGGTCGCGCAGTGTGGGATCCCCAGATCGATTGGCCTGTCGTACACGACAATCTTGGCGATAATCGAGGGTTCTCCCCTACAGCCGGCCCCGAGGAGTCGCGGGTGTCAATATATGTCGACTACGAGAACGGCATAATCGTTGCGCGCCAGAATCCCTCAGTCGATGAGGTGACCAGGAAAGTCCGCGTTGGAACACCCAGTATCTCCGCAGTCCAAAAAAGCAACGGCGCAGTCTTGATCAAATACAGCGCTGCAGACCCGTTCTCGCCAGGCGGCGAAAACCTAGCCAAATCAATCCCTTTCGATGTGAACGGGAGCCTTGCTATTCAGCCGACGGCCGATGGCCCCCGCGTCGGTGGCACCGTGACGAATTTCCCAGCACTCGAAATCTACAACGATCGGCCCGGAGAAGAGGCGGCCAAGCTAGTGCAGTCGTGGCCACTTTTCGAGGAGCGGGCCGGCGGCCCCTTGCTCGGCCTTTGGTGGCACAGAACCGTTGGTGACTCCGCCCTGGAACCGTCCTTCAACGATCAGTACCCGGCGCCCAGGATTCCTGGCCTACCACATGGTGGTCAACTGCCGCCTGTCGCGCCGATCGCACCGCCGCTTGTCGCGAGCCCGCCGGGTATGTATCCCCTTGGTCCTGTTGACCATCCAGCCGACATCGGAGTACACGATCCGGCTGTACTGTTTCCGTCGTTGCCAACCAAATAG